The DNA window GATCCAGCTGTTAGAAGTTGGATTGAGGCGGTTCTTTGTTATCCAGGACTACATGCTTTGTTCTTTTATAGAATTGCTCATTTTTTCTATAGAATAAGGTTGTACTTGCTAGCTAGAATGATTTCTAATATTGGCAGGTTTTTTACGGGCATTGAAATACATCCTGGAGCCCAAATTGGGAAGGGTATTTTCATTGACCACGGCATGGGAGTTGTGATTGGTGAAACTGCTGAAATTGGAGATTATGTAACTATATACCAAGGTGCTACATTGGGCGGGACTGGAAAAGAAAAAGGCAAGAGACATCCTACTATTGGAAACAATGTTGTTATAAGTTCTGGAGCTAAAGTATTGGGGCCATTTACTGTAGGAGACAATTCTAAAATAGGAGCAGGGTCTGTGGTATTGAAAGAAGTGCCATCAGACTGTACTGTAGTAGGAGTACCTGGTAGAATTGTTGTAAAGGATAATAAGAAACTTAAATGTGTAGACAAAAGAGAGGAAATTGATCTTGATCAAGTTAGACTTCCGGATCCAGTATTTCAAGAAATTGAATGCATGAAGAAACGAATAGCTGATTTGGAAGATTATATTTATAAGATGGAAGGAGATGCTAAACATGATATTGTATAATACTTTGACAAGAAAAAAGGAAGAATTCAAACCAATTGAAGAAGGAAAGGTGACAATGTATGTTTGTGGTCCAACAGTATATAATTATATTCATGTAGGGAATGCTAGACCATTGGTAGTATTTGATACATTGAAAAGATATTTTAAATATAAAGGATATAAGGTAAAATATTTAGTCAATTTTACAGATATAGATGACAAAATGATAAAAAAAGCTAATGAAGAAGGTACAACAGTTAAAGAAGTAGCAGATAGATATATTGACGAATTCTACAAAGATGCTAATGGACTGCTTTTAGATGAAAAAGAAACTGTTCATCCAAGGGCGACAGCTCATATTAAAGAAATAGTGGAATTTGTGGAAGATTTAATTGAAAAAGGCGCAGCATACAATGTAGATGGGAATGTATATTTTGATATAACAAAGGCTAAAGACTATGGGAAGCTTTCAAAGAAAAATATTGAAGAATTGATGAGTGGTGCTAGAATTGAGGTAAGTGAAGAAAAGAAAAATCCTATGGATTTTGCCTTGTGGAAAAAAGAAAAGCCAGGAGAACCTTCTTGGAATAGCCCTTGGGGAAAAGGAAGACCTGGCTGGCATATTGAATGTTCTGTAATGGCAAAAACATTTTTAGGGGAAACTATTGATATCCATGCTGGCGGGGAAGATTTGCAGTTTCCTCATCATGAAAATGAAATAGCTCAATCTGAAACTCTTACAGAAAAGCCTTTTGCAAATTATTGGCTTCACAATGCTATGATAAATGTTGAAAATGTAAAAATGTCTAAATCTAAATCCAATTTTTCTACTGTAAGGGATGTAAGTAGAGAATTTGATTTAGAAGTTTTAAGATTCTTTTTATTGTCAGCACACTATAGAAATCCTATAAATTTCAGCCGAGAACTATTAGCTCAATCTGAAAGAGGGTTGGAAAGATTATACAATGGAAAGAAAAACTTAGAGTATCTAATGGATAAGACTACAGACAGAAATTTGACAGAGGAAGAATTGAATATAAAAGAAGAGATAAATAAATATAAATTTGAATTCATACAAAGTATGGAAGATGATTTAAATACTGCTGATAGTATAGCTTCGTTATTTGAAATAATTAAAGTAGCAAATTCAAATTTCAATGAAAAAAGTTCAAAAAATCTGATAAAATATACTTATGATGTACTCTTGGAGCTTTCAGCGATTTTGGGAATTCTATCCAAAACTGATGAATTATTAGATGAAGAAATAATAGAACTCATACAAAAAAGAAGCGAAGCTAGAGCTAACAAAGATTATAAATTAGCAGATGAAATAAGAGATGAATTAAAAAATAAAGGAATAATTATTGAGGACACAAAAGAAGGAGTGAAATGGAAGAGAATTTAGCTTATGGAAGAAAAAATATATGATGTATTTGAAAATATGAATAAAAAATTAACTGTAAGGGAGGCTTCAATGTTGTCTCCTTTGCAGTTAGCCTATATAGGGGATGCGGTATATGAACTTTTCATAAGAACTTATTTGTTAGAAAGAGATTTACCTGTACATGAACTTCACAAAGAAGCTATAAAGTATGTGAAGGCAAAAGCCCAATCGGATATTGTTCATGGGTTGGAAGATGAATTGACAGAAGAAGAAAAAGCTATTGTCAAAAGAGGAAGAAATGCAAAGACTTATTCATCTCCTAAAAATGCAGACCTAATAGATTATAAATATGCTACAGGTTTTGAAAGCTTGATAGGATTTTTATATTTGACTGGAAGACAAGAGAGAATGATGGAGTTATTTCACAAAATAATTTTAGAGTATCATCAATAATATTAGAAGGTGTGATGTACGTGAGTAGTAAACTTAAAGTTGAACTTTTAAGATATACCCCAGATGGTGAAAAGCTAGTGGCTTCTGCTGCAAAACTTTGCTATTCATCAGTTGGAATTGACAAAATTGAAGACAATTTAGATGATAAGAAAGTAGATGATTTCCTAAATATGCTCATGAATTTAGGACATGAATCACCTCTTGAACATGTCACATTTACTTTTGGGGTAGAAGGTATATCAAGAGTGCTTACACATCAGCTTGTAAGACATAGGATAGCCAGTTATTCTCAACAATCTCAAAGGTATGTGAAATTAGAACAATTTGATTATATAATACCACCATCTATTGAAAGTATACCTGAAGCTAAGGAACTGTTCATTAAAGCTATGGAAGAAGATCAAAAATATTATGACCAAATAACAGATTTGCTATTTGAAGAACATTTAAATGATTTTTCAAAAGAAGGATACGATGAAAAAAAAGCTAAAAATATGGCGGAAAAAATGTCTATAGAAGATGCTAGATATGTATTTCCAAATGCTTGTGAAACAAAGATAGTTTTTACTATGAATGCTAGAAGCCTTTACAATTTTTTTAAATTGAGATGTTGCAATAGAGCTCAATGGGAAATAAGAGAACTTGCCTATGAAATGCTTATGGAAGTAAAAAAAGTATATCCCATTCTTTTCAAAAATGCTGGACCTGGTTGTTTGATAGGACCATGTCCTGAAGGGAAAATGACTTGTGGTAAAATGGCTGAGGTAAGAGAAAAGTACAAATATGAGGAGTGAAAAATATGGGATCTGATTATATTGTAGGAAGAAATCCAGTATTAGAAGCATTGAAGTCTGACCGAGGAGTAGAAAAATTATTCGTAGCTAAAGGAGATTTAAAAGGTTCAATAAATAAAATACTCGGTATAGCTAGTGAGAAAAAGATTCCAATACAATATGTAGATAAAAATAAATTAGATGGTATATCAGATGGAGTTCCACATCAAGGCGTAGCGGCATTAGTTACTTCTTATAATTATTGTTCCATAGATGATATTTTAAATAAAGCCAATGCTTTGAAAGAAGATCCTTTTATAGTCATACTTGATGAAATAGAAGATCCTCACAATTTAGGTTCAATCATTAGGACTGCTGAATGTGGTGGTGTACATGGAATAATAATACCTAAGAGGAGATCTGCTACTATCACTCAGACGGTGGTTAAAGCTTCAGCAGGAGCAGTAGAACATATGCTTATATCCAAAGTAAACAATATAACAAATACCATATTAGAACTAAAGCAAAAAGGCCTATGGATATATGGTGCAGATATGACTGGAAGTGAATATTATTTTGAGAGAAATTTTAATGGGCCTAAGGCTATAGTTGTTGGTAGCGAGGGGAAAGGTATTGGCAAAAGGGTTAAGGAAAATTGTGATTTTCTAATTAAGATACCTATGCTAGGAGAGATATCTTCTTTAAATGCTTCCAATGCTGCATCTATACTAATATATGAAGTGGTAAGAGAGCATTATGGCAAGTAATTATTCAAAGCCAAAGGAATATTTATTTGTAGATGGCTACAATATAATTAATGCTTGGGGAAATTTACAGTCGCTGAGCGAAATGAGCTTAGAAATGGCAAGAAATGAGCTTATAGACATTATGTCTGAATATCAGCACTATACAGGGATAAAGGTTATAGTAGTATTTGATGCTCATATGGTTAAAGGAAATAGTGGCAAAAAAGATATAGTAAATGGTATAGAGGTAGTATATACAAAAGAAGATGAAACTGCAGATCAATTTATAGAGAGAACTCTTGACTCTATAGGACGAGTGAAAAGAGTAAGAGTTGCTACATCTGATTGGATGGAACAACAAGTTGTTCTTGGTAGAGGTGGTACAAGAATTTCAGCAAGAGAACTAGAAGTAGAGATAGAAAACTATAAAAAATTTCTTAAAAACAAAAGTAAGAAAAAAAATCAAATCAATGATTTAATGATTGGAAGACTTGATGATGAAATCATCAAAAAACTTGAAAGATGGAGAAATAGTGAG is part of the Sporanaerobacter acetigenes DSM 13106 genome and encodes:
- the cysS gene encoding cysteine--tRNA ligase, giving the protein MILYNTLTRKKEEFKPIEEGKVTMYVCGPTVYNYIHVGNARPLVVFDTLKRYFKYKGYKVKYLVNFTDIDDKMIKKANEEGTTVKEVADRYIDEFYKDANGLLLDEKETVHPRATAHIKEIVEFVEDLIEKGAAYNVDGNVYFDITKAKDYGKLSKKNIEELMSGARIEVSEEKKNPMDFALWKKEKPGEPSWNSPWGKGRPGWHIECSVMAKTFLGETIDIHAGGEDLQFPHHENEIAQSETLTEKPFANYWLHNAMINVENVKMSKSKSNFSTVRDVSREFDLEVLRFFLLSAHYRNPINFSRELLAQSERGLERLYNGKKNLEYLMDKTTDRNLTEEELNIKEEINKYKFEFIQSMEDDLNTADSIASLFEIIKVANSNFNEKSSKNLIKYTYDVLLELSAILGILSKTDELLDEEIIELIQKRSEARANKDYKLADEIRDELKNKGIIIEDTKEGVKWKRI
- a CDS encoding Mini-ribonuclease 3, with the translated sequence MEEKIYDVFENMNKKLTVREASMLSPLQLAYIGDAVYELFIRTYLLERDLPVHELHKEAIKYVKAKAQSDIVHGLEDELTEEEKAIVKRGRNAKTYSSPKNADLIDYKYATGFESLIGFLYLTGRQERMMELFHKIILEYHQ
- the thyX gene encoding FAD-dependent thymidylate synthase → MYVSSKLKVELLRYTPDGEKLVASAAKLCYSSVGIDKIEDNLDDKKVDDFLNMLMNLGHESPLEHVTFTFGVEGISRVLTHQLVRHRIASYSQQSQRYVKLEQFDYIIPPSIESIPEAKELFIKAMEEDQKYYDQITDLLFEEHLNDFSKEGYDEKKAKNMAEKMSIEDARYVFPNACETKIVFTMNARSLYNFFKLRCCNRAQWEIRELAYEMLMEVKKVYPILFKNAGPGCLIGPCPEGKMTCGKMAEVREKYKYEE
- the rlmB gene encoding 23S rRNA (guanosine(2251)-2'-O)-methyltransferase RlmB, which codes for MGSDYIVGRNPVLEALKSDRGVEKLFVAKGDLKGSINKILGIASEKKIPIQYVDKNKLDGISDGVPHQGVAALVTSYNYCSIDDILNKANALKEDPFIVILDEIEDPHNLGSIIRTAECGGVHGIIIPKRRSATITQTVVKASAGAVEHMLISKVNNITNTILELKQKGLWIYGADMTGSEYYFERNFNGPKAIVVGSEGKGIGKRVKENCDFLIKIPMLGEISSLNASNAASILIYEVVREHYGK
- a CDS encoding NYN domain-containing protein — encoded protein: MASNYSKPKEYLFVDGYNIINAWGNLQSLSEMSLEMARNELIDIMSEYQHYTGIKVIVVFDAHMVKGNSGKKDIVNGIEVVYTKEDETADQFIERTLDSIGRVKRVRVATSDWMEQQVVLGRGGTRISARELEVEIENYKKFLKNKSKKKNQINDLMIGRLDDEIIKKLERWRNSEE